The following is a genomic window from Nitrospira sp..
TCAACGGATGGAGCATGGATTGATTGCCGATGCGCTTGATTTGGCGAAGGAGGATGGAGTCTTCACTTCCGTCCCGACTATCGGCGATGACGTAGTCTCCGGGTTTGCATTCGAGATCCGGATTCACAAAGATGATCTCGCCTTCGGTGAACAACGGCGCCATCGAGTCGTCCCTCACATGTACTGCAAAGGTCCGAGGTCCTGCCACATCCGTCTCCAGCATCGCCTCCGCGCGAATCATGGACGGTATGTCCTTGCTGGTCACCATCCCGTCGATCTGACTCCAACTCAACACGGGAACCTTTCGCATACGGCCGTCAGATGCGGCGGGATCGCTTCCGGACAATTCGAACAAGGCTCCCGAGGGAGTCAAACCACCGGATCGCAGGAAGTCTGCGTCCATACGAAAATATTTTGCGAATTGCTCCCAGACGGCAGGATCTGCCGGAGCCTTGTCCGCAAGAATCTTCTTGAGCGTCCGCAGCGGAACTCCCACCGACGACGCCAGTTCTTTTTCGGTCAACCCCTCGCCCAGTTCTCGATGAATAAGACTTTTCAGATCCACAGGCTCCTCCTCACATGTGTGAACGGAACGGCGCATCCGCGCCGACCCGAGAGGTCAGTCTTCGATGCTCACGGCGAGACCGATCGAGGTTCGGAGGAGATCGTGCCGTGTGACTGTCTTGAAGCCTTCCGCTGAAATACCCACGTTGTTCATCACATGCCCTTTCGATGGGGATGTCGCCTCGACGAAAGGTTCCGATGCTTCTCCTTATCTGACCGCCGGTGGAACCGCATACGCCTCATCTCTCGATGGCCGCATCGGTTCCCATGTTCATCGGACCGGCAGCACAGAGCCGACCTAAGGATGAACGTAGTCATTCGGCCTTAGAATGCCAGGGCCGCCCGCTCATCTTGATCTTTGATGGAGGCTGCAAATCGTTTCATCCGGCTTATCAGCGCCTTTTCGTCCGCATCCAGCTTGTCTTCACTCTTGAGCGGAAGGAGAACGGCATAGGGGACTGATTTGACGACGGCGGCAAAGATTTTGTGTGCGGCGTCGGCGCTGATCCCGCCTTCCTTCGTTTCCAACATTTCCAGGAAACGGTTCATGCCCTTTCGCTTTCCGTTGTACTCGCCCTTGACGGCTGCTTCACTCACCGCTTCCAGTTGTTGGAAATAGGGGTCGAAGTTTCCGCTCTTGGCGAGGGTTTTTTGTTCCATCACGACCAAGGCGATTTTGTCGATCCACGGGGGCGCTACCCACGCTCCGGCCAAGGTCGGCATCATCCACAGACAGGAAACAACCAGCAAGGCGGAGAGTAATCCTTTGTATGAGAGATGTGAGGTCATGATCGGCTCCTTTTTTTTCTCTTGAGAATGCAAGGAATGAGGTGACGATAGCGATTCAGAACGGTGAGATTGCGGAGGCGGGCGAACGACTCTCGGGAACGCCACGCGTGCGCGATGGTCGAAGCGAAGTGACGAAGCAAGAAGTGGAACGACTGAGTGCAGTGTCACGTCTGCGTCCTTCGTGGTGGCTGCGGAATTCGAGGAAGCCGATCAAAAATGGTCTCTGCCTTGAAGAGAGGGCAAATATTGTGCCGCCTGCGTATCCTGCGAAATGAAGAACAACTTCAGTATAGTTCGGTAGGAGGAGGGGCGTGGACCGAGCGTTTGTGCACAGAGCGCACGTTACGAAGTCGCACCATGACGGATCGTCTATGCGATGTCTCGTGCGAATATGCAACACTAGGTGCGTTTGAGAGAGCGATTCCGCAGATGATCTGGTTTTTCGAGGCTGTGACCCAATACGCGAGAACCGAAAAGTGGTTCAGTCGTGCGGTCAATCGGTAGGACGCCGTGCGATCGGACCGTCAGAATTCCTGGTAGGTCTTGCCTCGCGCATACCCGACGACGGCGATGCTGGTCTGGACCGCATAGCGAGCTTCCGACAGGCGCACTTCCGCCATGAGGAGGGCGGTAGTGGCGGTGGTGATATCGACGATCGACGCTAGGCCGAGACGGTACCGTTCCTTCGCCAAGGTGAGGGCGCTGCGGGCGGAAGCTACCTCCTGCTCTTCGACCCGGATCTGTTGTCGGGCTGTTTGCAACGACAGATAGGCATCGGTCATTTCTAGGGTGATTCTATTCGTCAAGTCCGATTTCGTGTACTCCCGCTTGTATCGCTGCGCGCGGGCTTCAGCTACGCGGTTCTCGATCAGGAAACCCGTGAAAATCGGGACCGACAGGGTCGCTCCGACACCCCACCAGAGGTTGGTTTGCCCGACATGCGCCCCCGCATATTGATTCAGCGGAGCATCGCTGAAGTGGATGACACCATACATGCCTTGAGCAGACACGGTCGGTCGATTCATGGCTTCGGCTGACCTGAACTGTTCGGCCGCCTGGCGGATCCGATCGGTGGCGCCGCGTACTTCCGGGCGTTCTTCCAAGGCTTGGGTGATGAGCGTCTCCAGGCTGTCCGCTCCGGAATCCGGCAGGGAAACGTCTTCGAGCGTGTATTCTTCTGGCCCCTGCACCCCCATTGCGTTGTTGAGCGAGGCAAAGGCCGCGCGCCGTTCGTTCCTGGCTTGGAGGAGCTGCACTTCGGCATTGCGCAGCTCGATAGCGATTAAATCGAGGTCAAGTTTGGACTTCAACTCGCGGCGATACAGGATCGCGATCTGATCGCGCAACAGCCCCCGTTCCCGGACGGTTTCCTCTGCGATATCGACCAACCGCTTCTGCCGCAGACAGTGGATGTAGGCCTGTTGCACCCGCAGGATGACCAAGGCCTTGTGTGTGTGAATGTCCTGCCCCGCCGCCTCCCGCCCGGCCTCCTCCGCCAGAATCTTGTGAGCCGTCTGGCCGAAGTCATAGAGAAGCTGGTCGGCACGAACCCCGGCGCTTTCGACGTAGGAGGTCGGTTTATTCTGCGACCCGGCAATGTTGAAGGCGCTCGACGGTCGAGCCGTTCCTCCGGTCTGAATGGCATAGGCATTCAGTTCCGGATAATAGCGCGAGCGAGCTTGCTCGGCGATGGCTTCAGCACCCTTCGCGCGCTGTTCGGATCGCTGCAGTTGAGGGTGCTGTTCGAGGCCGATCTGAATGGCGGTGCGATAGCCGAGAAACGCTCCCTTCGTGTCGGGAACCTCGAGGGGCTGCTTGATCGCAGGCTGCGCCGTTTCACTTGGCGATTCCGCCGGCCAGGCGAAAGGGGTCGCCCCGATCACGGCGGCCGCCGCGAGGCCGTTCGCAAGGCGCCGGAACAGGCGCAGTCGTGAAGCCGTCTCTTGTCTTCGACGCACCTTGGCGTCAATAGCGGTCATGGGTGGTTCCCGTTGCATAGGTCAGCGCCGCGTCGCTCGCATGGAATTCATACTGCGATTGAGTCAGTCCTGTTTCGGCGCTCAACAGATCGGTCGTGGCCGTCACCACGTCCAGGATCGACCCCAGTCCGGTCTTGTACCGTTCTCTCGCCAACGTCAGGGCCTCGCGCGCGATGGCCACCTTCTCCTGTGCGACCGTGATCTGCTGCTCCGCCGTCAAGCGGCTGAAGTAAGCCTGTGCGACCTGTAAGGCGATTTGGTTGGCAATGGCTTGGGACCCGGCGCCAGCTTCGCCCTGCTTGGCTTCCGCCTCCTCGATCTGGCCGCTGATTCGGCCACCGGTATATAAAGGAAGGGAACCGGATCCGCCCAAGCCGTACCAGCCTTGTTGGGCTCCCGGATTGTTGACGTCCCTTCCGTTCGTCCGTTCCTCGCGACCCCACCAGGTGTAGCCGAGCGTACCGATTGCGGTCACCGATCCGAAGCGCAGCGCCTTCGCTGCCTGTACCGCTTCCGCCGCCGCCTGTTGCCGGTCGCGTCCGCCCAGCAGTTCCGGACGTTTCTCCATGGCCTCTTGCAAGAGCGCATCGATCGGGGCGATGGGCTGTTTCGCGATCGGTAGGGCCACCGACGAGGGGCGGGCAGGATCCCGTTGTCCCATCGCGTTGCCCAAGGCAGCATAGGCGACCTGCAGGTCGTTCTCCGCCTTGATCAAGGTCAATTCGGCACGGTCGGCTTCCACCGAGGCAAAGTCGAGATCCAGTTTGGAGCGCAGTTCCCGCCGATGAAAGATTTCCGTCTGCCGGCGGATCAATTCCCGTTCCGTGAGCACTTCGTGTGCGACCTGCACGAGGCGTTGTTGCTTCAATGCATTTAAGTAGGCCTGCTGCACGGTCAGGATCGTCAGGGCCTTCGAGGCCAGGACTGCATTCTTGGCGGAAGCGGTGAGGGACTTTTGAGCCAGAATGTTGTGTGCGGTGCGGCCGAAGTCCGTGATCAACAAGTCGGCGCGCAGGCCTGGTGAAGTCAGATAATTGGTCGGCTTCGGCAACGACCCGGAAATCCCCAGGTTGGCGAGCACACGGGTGTTGCCGCCTGAATTGGAAAAGAAACCCGTGACCTGCGGATAGGTGGCCGACTCGATCTGTTTGACGACGGCCTCTGAGGCGGCGACGTCTTGCTCGGCGATTCTGATTTGTGGGTGCCGTTCGATCGCCGTTCTGATCGCCTCCTCCCAGGTCACGGTGTGGTCAGAGGAAGACGGCCGGCTCGAAGGGGCTTCGCTCGCCGCCCAAGCCGATGTCAGGCAGAGCGTGATGAGACCGATCGAGAGGGAGAGGCTAAAACCGTTTGTAATCCTGTCCGACGGCATAGGCGACCACGGCTTCAGAGGTTTTGTAAATGTATTGGGCTTCCTTGAGGCGCGATTCGGCCTCGAAGAGACTGGTGGTGGCGCGTACGACTTCGACAACGGGACTCAGACCGAGCCGGTATCGCTCCTGAGCCAATTTCACCGCCTCTTGGGCGAAGGCGACACGGTCCCGCTCCAGCATGATTTGTTCGGCGTTCGTGGCCCTGGCCAGATACGCACGGATGATTTGCAGGACGACTTCGTTGGCCAGGTTTCGCAGCTCCGCTTCGGACTCGCCTTTAAGGGCGTCCGCCTCCTTGACCTGGTTCTGAATTCGAAATCCGGTGAAGATCGGCACCTTCGCGGCGGCTCCGATACCCCAGAAGGGCGCGATGCCGTCGGAAGGAATGCCTCCGTCGTGGACCGTGCCGTACTTGGTGATGCCGATGGAACCAACGGCGGTGATCGATCCGAAATGCAGGGCCTTCGCCGCGCGGAGCAGTTCCTCGCTTGCGACCAGTTGGTCACGGCTGCCCAGAAGCTCGGGCCGGTTGCCGAGGCCGGCGGTGACAAGTTGATCGACGTCCGGGCTCGGGTTCACAGACACCGGAACGTCTTCCAGTCTGTAGTGGTCCGTCCGCTCCAGGCCCATCGCGTTGTTCAAGGCGGCAAACGCCTGATGCAGGTCGTTCTGAGCCCTGATCAAGGCCAATTCGGCATTGGACACCTCGACCTTGATGAGGTCCAGATCCACTTTCGATTTCAGCTGGTTTTTATACAGAGACTGGATCTGGTCCCGGATGACTTTGCGCCGCGCGACCGTTTCCGCTGCGATGGAGACCAAGTGTTGTTGAAGCAGGCAGGACAAGTAGGTCTTCTGGACATTGAGAATGACAAAGGCCTTGTTCGTCAGGATCGCTTTCTCCGATGCAGATTCTGTGGCTTCGCCGGCCGCGATGCGGTGAGCCGTATAGCCGAAGTCGGTAATCAATTGGTTGAGAATCAAGCCGCCGGTCAGCATGTTTTGGTTGTGGTGGGGAAGCGCACTGCCGAGATTGAACCCGCTCCCGCCCCGATCGTGGACGGTTTTACCGTCGGTGGTGACGATGCGGAGGGCGCCGCTGCTCTCTGCGATCGACGCCTCCAACCAAGGGTACCGGTCGCCTCTGGCCTGTTTCGCCAGCGCGCCGGCGATGCGGGAGCGGTGACGCGATTCGGTGATCGAGGGGTGGGTATCCAACCCGGTACGAATCGCCGCCGTCAGGGTCAGGGGGCCGTCTGCGACCGGTAAGGCGCCGGGGAACGGATTCTGCTCTGATTGTGCGAACACCTGCCCCGTGACTGCGAACAGCAGACACCCACCCACCAGGAGCGAGTATAGTCGGCGAGCCGACGGTCCGGCCCTTGCGACCGGCCTGTGATGAATGTCCATGTCGATCATACCCGTCATATTTTTTGGCGCGCCGGTTTCCCGTCCGGCAGGTTGTACGGAGAAGCGTGGACCTCTTGGCCGTCTTTGAGGCCGCCCTTTCCGACCACGACCACGTCCTCTGTGCCGGTCAAACCGTCGGTCACTTCGACCCAGAGGCCGTCGTCGAGCCCGGTCTTGATGCGGGTGAGTGTGGCCTTCCCCTGATCGATCACGTAGAGGGACTTCTCCTGTCCGCCCTTGGTCGTGATCACGGCCGCGGGAGGAACAGCGAGGGTATCCGGATGTGTTTCGAGGTGCAGCGTGACGTTGGCGAACATGCCCGGTTGGAGTTTGCGTGCCGCATTGTCGAGGTCGATCTCGACGAGCAACGTTCGCGTGGCCGGATCCAGGGCTTCGGTCGTGCGGGTCACGGTCGCCTCGAATCGCTCCTGAGGCAGTTCGCGGATTGTGAGGACGGCGGGAGTCCCGGCCTTTGAGAGCAGCGCGGACTCTTGCGGTACGTTGACGTAGACCCGTACCGTGTCCATGTCCATGATGGTGAAGAGGGGGACCGCCTGGGTGGCAGAACCGGTCGCGGCTTGGATCAAGGCGCCGGGATCCGCAAACCGCGCCGTAATCACCCCTGCGAACGGCGCATAGACCTTGGTGTATTCGAGCATCGTCCGTCGGCTGTCGCGGAGATGTTTTGCCGACTGGGCCGCCGAGCGGGCGACGTCCACGTCCTGTTTGGCGATGATGTCGTGATTCTCCTGCCAAACACTGAGGTACCGTTCGAAGGTGATGCGCTTGATCTCGTAATCGGCCTCGGCCTGTTTGTAATGGTCGTCGATTTCAGGTGCATCGATCACGGCCAAGAGCTGTCCTTTCTTGACGACATCACCCTTGTCGGCTCCGATCCATTTCAAGTAACCGGAGACCTTGCCGTACAGGGTGGCTTGGTACCAGGGGGAAATATTGGCCGGCAACGTAAGGGTCCTGACGATGTCGCGACGCTGCGGCTTGAGCACCTGCACGGCGGGGACGGACGAACTCCGAGCCTCCGGTCCATGCGGCGTTGCGGCGGCCGGCTGCTGCGGAGTCGAAGAGACCGCCGGTTCTTCGCGCCCGTTGAGCGCAATGACCGCGATCACGGCGGCCAACCCTCCGAGCACGACGCCGGCGACGATCAAGCGCGCCGGCTTCATATGGGAGCGAGGTTCCGGGAACTGCGACCTCGTGCGGGGGTCTGCCGGTGTTGCCATCGGGTTCTCTCTCATCCCCTACTTGGGCTTTCGATCGGCTGTCGGCGGTGGACGTCGGCCGATCTACGCCGGACGAGCGCGTGTAAGACCGGGATGAACAGGAGCGTCATGAACGTCGATACCGTCAAGCCGCCGATCACCGCGCGCGCCAGGGGCATGTTCGTTTCGCTGCCTTCGCCGATGCCGAGCGCCATGGGGCCCAGTCCGATCACGGTGGCCAGCGACGTCATGAGGATCGGCCTGATCCGGAGGCGGCCTGCTTCCACGACGGCCTCTTCGAGGGGCATCCCTTCGTTCAGTTTGTTATTGGCGAAATCGACGAGCAGGACGCTGTTCGAGACGACGATACCGATCATCATGAGCGTGCCGATCAACGATTCGACGTTGACGGAGGTATGGGTCAGCAACAACATCCAGATGACGCCGATAAACCCCAGCGGGACGGCGAACATGACGACGAAGGGGTCGAGCCAGGACCGGAAGAGCCCGACCATCACCAGATAGATCAGTACCATCGCCAGGGGCAAGGTTCCGGCGAAGCCTTTCAAGGCAGCCCGCAGGCTGTCGATTTCCCCCTTTATGGCGACCCGCACGTCCTTCGGAATCTCGACGCGCTTGATCGCCTCTTCGATCTTGGTCGCGACGCGGCCGAGATCGTTTCCCGGCACGCTCACCAGCACGTCCATCGTTCGTTGCAGATTGTAGTGATCGACGGTTTCAGGTCCGCTGCGCCGGGTGACGTCGATCAAATCCCTGAGCAGGATCGGTGAGCCGTGGTTGGCGGCGACGTGAGGGAGTTGCGGCCGTTCGGTGAAGGGGGTCTGTTGCATGACGAGCGAACTGCCGATCGTTCTGTTCCCTCCCACGCTGACGGCGGCCGGCCGCTCCACCTTCGTGCCGACCAAGGGGAGATTGAGAAAGTCTTCGAAGGCGACGAGAATTTGTTCGGGGAACTGTGTGACGACGAAATAGGCGTTGTTGGTCCGAGGATCGATCCAGTAGCCGGGGTTCAAGGTCACGTTGGAGGCCAGACCGGTAATGAGATCGGTGACGATCTGCCGTTCGTTCAACCCGGCGGTCAGGGCCTTGTCTCGATTGATGTCCAGATGAATCTCGGGATAGTCCATGCCCTGCCGTACCTGAACGTCCGCCGTGCCGACCTCGGCGGCTGCGGCATCGCGGAGGCGTCCGGCGGTGTCGGCCAGATCGGACATGTTCTGCCCGCTGACCTTGATGTCGATCGGGGCGGGCAATCCGAAATTGATCACGTCGCTCACGATGCCACCGGTCTGGAACGAAAACTTCAAACCCGGGAGTGCTTCGCGAAGGGTGGTACGCAAGCGAGCGATGATGTCGTCGGTTCGGCTCTCATGGTCCCGCGCCAGGCTGACCAGGATGAAGGCCTGGTGCGGACCGTTGACGGGGGAGTACAGCACCATCCAGCCTTGCGGCAAACCGATGTTCGAGACAAGCTGATCCAACTCCTCGGCGGGAACGGCTTCGCGGATGAATCCTTCGATTTTCGCGATGATCGCTTCCGTTTTCTCGATCCTGGTTCCTTCCGGGGCGGAGACGTTCAAGATGAACGACCCCGCGTCCACCTTCGGGAAAAATTCCGTCGCCAGTTTCGGTGTGACCAGGAGCGTGCCGCCGAACGCGATCATCACCGTGATGATCACGACGGCCTTGTGGCCGAGACACCATCGCAGGACGACGAGATACCGCTCGACGAAGGGGTCGAAGAGATTGACGCGATTCCACCAGGCGGCGAGTCCGCGCTGAGGAGGGGCCGGATGCCCC
Proteins encoded in this region:
- a CDS encoding CzcABC family efflux RND transporter, transmembrane protein — its product is MVRAALKNPFAVAAISLIFVILGIVSYQNMVVDIFPEINLPVIAVATFYKGMGPSEIEGAVTLRLEQAYLQASYIEHIESRSLPGVSLIKIYFHSSYDVNAAVAEITSLTYSNLRYLPQGIFPPIIIKFGAASLPIAVQTTSSETMTEKEVRDLAYFNVRPQLGHVPGISFPTTFGGTVRQITVFLDPERMMARGVSTHEIVNSVNAQSVLLPAGDVKIGDFDYNVYTNSMIKVVDQMNEIPIKMVNGVPLYLRDVGKAVDSTMVQVNIVRINGNRAVYLPIMKQAGANTLQVIDGIKDVIPKLVGIPKDLTVKLLFDQSLYIRQAIHTLEHEGLLGGGLACLMVLLFLGSLRYTIIIAMAIPLSVTAAFIGLYFTGHTVNIMTLGGLALAVGRLVDDAIVVVENTHRHMDMGKSAKDAAGDAVTEVALPMLIITLTVFLVFLPIAFFTGIIKFLFVPLALTVAYAMMASYFVALTVAPVSLAWLFRKGHGEAGHPAPPQRGLAAWWNRVNLFDPFVERYLVVLRWCLGHKAVVIITVMIAFGGTLLVTPKLATEFFPKVDAGSFILNVSAPEGTRIEKTEAIIAKIEGFIREAVPAEELDQLVSNIGLPQGWMVLYSPVNGPHQAFILVSLARDHESRTDDIIARLRTTLREALPGLKFSFQTGGIVSDVINFGLPAPIDIKVSGQNMSDLADTAGRLRDAAAAEVGTADVQVRQGMDYPEIHLDINRDKALTAGLNERQIVTDLITGLASNVTLNPGYWIDPRTNNAYFVVTQFPEQILVAFEDFLNLPLVGTKVERPAAVSVGGNRTIGSSLVMQQTPFTERPQLPHVAANHGSPILLRDLIDVTRRSGPETVDHYNLQRTMDVLVSVPGNDLGRVATKIEEAIKRVEIPKDVRVAIKGEIDSLRAALKGFAGTLPLAMVLIYLVMVGLFRSWLDPFVVMFAVPLGFIGVIWMLLLTHTSVNVESLIGTLMMIGIVVSNSVLLVDFANNKLNEGMPLEEAVVEAGRLRIRPILMTSLATVIGLGPMALGIGEGSETNMPLARAVIGGLTVSTFMTLLFIPVLHALVRRRSADVHRRQPIESPSRG